From a single Pseudophryne corroboree isolate aPseCor3 chromosome 6, aPseCor3.hap2, whole genome shotgun sequence genomic region:
- the LOC134934759 gene encoding olfactory receptor 5AR1-like isoform X1, which yields MDTINKTQVREFVFSGLTDNGELAPFLFMVFLHVYMVTVVGNIGMMVIVHISSNLHTPMYFFLSYLSLVDVYYSSVITPKMLSDLFSMTKAISFIGCALQFIFFAALICTECLLLANMAYDRYAAICHPLHYVSLMTKNICMYLVVLDFSIGFMQSFVLTSCVFSLQFCGSNLIDHFYCDVPPLLQLSCSDTFSCVMEAVSFVVSCALGPFLVILISYIFIITSILRMKSAEGRRKAFSTCSSHLTCVSVFYVTIFFTYLRSPSNVLKKQNKMTSVLYTVLTPLLNPFIYSLRNQEVKRAIRRILGGRYNMCRES from the exons ATGGACACCATAAACAAGACCCAAGTGAGAGAGTTTGTGTTCTCTGGACTCACTGACAATGGAGAACTTGCACCGTTCCTCTTCATGGTCTTCTTACATGTCTACATGGTGACTGTAGTGGGAAACATCGGTATGATGGTCATAGTCCATATCAGCTCCAACCTCCACACCCCGATGTATTTCTTCCTGAGCTACCTCTCCCTGGTGGACGTTTACTACTCCTCAGTCATAACTCCTAAAATGCTCTCTGATCTTTTCTCCATGACAAAGGCCATCTCATTTATTGGGTGTGCCCTTCAGTTCATCTTCTTCGCTGCCCTGATATGTACTGAGTGTCTACTGCTCGCAAACATGGCGTATGACCGGTATGCTGCCATCTGCCACCCTCTCCACTATGTATCTTTAATGACCAAGAACATATGTATGTATCTGGTTGTCCTGGATTTCTCCATTGGTTTCATGCAGTCATTTGTGCTGACCAGCTGTGTGTTCAGTCTCCAGTTCTGTGGATCCAACCTTATAGACCACTTCTACTGTGACGTCCCTCCACTGCTCCAGCTGTCCTGCTCTGATACTTTCTCCTGTGTCATGGAAGCTGTTTCTTTCGTAGTTTCTTGTGCCTTGGGGCCATTTCTAGTCATCCTGATCTCATACATCTTCATCATTACTTCCATTCTACGGATGAAGTCTGCCGAGGGCAGGCGGAAAGCATTCAGCACCTGCTCCTCACATCTCACCTGTGTCTCCGTCTTCTATGTGACCATTTTCTTCACTTACCTGCGCTCTCCCTCCAATGTCTTAAAGAAGCAGAACAAGATGACTTCTGTCTTATATACAGTACTGACTCCATTGCTGAATCCATTTATATACAGCCTGAGGAACCAAGAGGTGAAAAGAGCCATTAGGCGAATACT gggaggcagatataacatgtgcagagagagttag
- the LOC134934759 gene encoding olfactory receptor 5AP2-like isoform X2: MDTINKTQVREFVFSGLTDNGELAPFLFMVFLHVYMVTVVGNIGMMVIVHISSNLHTPMYFFLSYLSLVDVYYSSVITPKMLSDLFSMTKAISFIGCALQFIFFAALICTECLLLANMAYDRYAAICHPLHYVSLMTKNICMYLVVLDFSIGFMQSFVLTSCVFSLQFCGSNLIDHFYCDVPPLLQLSCSDTFSCVMEAVSFVVSCALGPFLVILISYIFIITSILRMKSAEGRRKAFSTCSSHLTCVSVFYVTIFFTYLRSPSNVLKKQNKMTSVLYTVLTPLLNPFIYSLRNQEVKRAIRRILSC; the protein is encoded by the coding sequence ATGGACACCATAAACAAGACCCAAGTGAGAGAGTTTGTGTTCTCTGGACTCACTGACAATGGAGAACTTGCACCGTTCCTCTTCATGGTCTTCTTACATGTCTACATGGTGACTGTAGTGGGAAACATCGGTATGATGGTCATAGTCCATATCAGCTCCAACCTCCACACCCCGATGTATTTCTTCCTGAGCTACCTCTCCCTGGTGGACGTTTACTACTCCTCAGTCATAACTCCTAAAATGCTCTCTGATCTTTTCTCCATGACAAAGGCCATCTCATTTATTGGGTGTGCCCTTCAGTTCATCTTCTTCGCTGCCCTGATATGTACTGAGTGTCTACTGCTCGCAAACATGGCGTATGACCGGTATGCTGCCATCTGCCACCCTCTCCACTATGTATCTTTAATGACCAAGAACATATGTATGTATCTGGTTGTCCTGGATTTCTCCATTGGTTTCATGCAGTCATTTGTGCTGACCAGCTGTGTGTTCAGTCTCCAGTTCTGTGGATCCAACCTTATAGACCACTTCTACTGTGACGTCCCTCCACTGCTCCAGCTGTCCTGCTCTGATACTTTCTCCTGTGTCATGGAAGCTGTTTCTTTCGTAGTTTCTTGTGCCTTGGGGCCATTTCTAGTCATCCTGATCTCATACATCTTCATCATTACTTCCATTCTACGGATGAAGTCTGCCGAGGGCAGGCGGAAAGCATTCAGCACCTGCTCCTCACATCTCACCTGTGTCTCCGTCTTCTATGTGACCATTTTCTTCACTTACCTGCGCTCTCCCTCCAATGTCTTAAAGAAGCAGAACAAGATGACTTCTGTCTTATATACAGTACTGACTCCATTGCTGAATCCATTTATATACAGCCTGAGGAACCAAGAGGTGAAAAGAGCCATTAGGCGAATACTGTCATGCTAA